One region of Corvus moneduloides isolate bCorMon1 chromosome 1, bCorMon1.pri, whole genome shotgun sequence genomic DNA includes:
- the COLEC12 gene encoding collectin-12 produces the protein MKDDFAEEEEVQSFGYKRFGIQEGSQCTKCKNNWALKFSIILLYILCALLTITVAILGYKVVEKMDNVTGGLEMSHRRYTEKLTEVESDLKKLDDQAGQKALNTNTELSSFRSDILALRQQLHDIAEKTTRNKDTLEKLQESGNVLDDRQNQMKSALDSNSFMIVSVNKTLQAYTGYINDLQQDTSNIQTNLQSQVHSHNVVIMNLNNLNLTQIQQRNLISVLQKSMEDTSLAISRIKSDFQNLQQVVLQARKDTDWLKEKVQNLQSLAANNSAMAKANNDTLEDMNNQLSSFSGQMENITTVAQANEQSLKDLQEQHKGYENRTAAKFSHLEERFQVFETDIVNIISNISYTAHHLRTLTSNLNEVRTTCTDTLSKHSDELIFMNSTLANIRIDSTSLKVQQDLMRSRLDVEVANLSVIMEEMKLVDSKHGQLIKNFTILQGPPGPRGPKGDRGPQGPLGPTGLKGQKGEKGEPGPPGPAGEKGPPGPAGPPGEKGGKGSRGSPGSKGQRGSPGKTGLPGPSGDPGPPGPPGKDGPPGPQGPPGLQGLQGTVGQPGLPGPRGLTGLPGVPGLPGPKGPPGPPGPPGPGMPMALQSEPTSVPEANGCSPHWKNYTEKCYYFSVEREIFEEAKLFCEEKESQLVIINNKEEQQWIKRQIFGKGSFWIGLTDSEKENEWRWLDGSLPVYTNWKIGQPDNWNHGHGPGEDCAGLIYAGLWNDFYCEDINNFICEKDMDKGQILGV, from the exons GTATTCAGGAGGGGAGCCAATGTACCAAGTGTAAAAATAACTGGGCACTGAAGTTCTCCATCATCTTACTATATATTTTATGTGCCCTGTTAACAATCACAGTAGCCATTCTGGGATACAAAG TTGTAGAAAAAATGGACAATGTGACAGGTGGCCTGGAAATGTCCCACAGAAGATACACAGAAAAGCTCACAGAAGTGGAGAGTGATCTGAAGAAATTAG ATGACCAGGCTGGACAAAAAGCCTTGAATACTAACACTGAACTGTCCAGCTTCAGATCTGACATTCTGGCTCTTCGTCAGCAGCTTCATGACATTGCAGAGAAAACTACCAGAAACAAAGATACACTGGAGAAGCTGCAAGAGTCTGGAAATGTATTAGATGATAGACAGAACCAAATGAAAAGTGCCTTAGATAGTAACTCTTTCATGATCGTCAGTGTCAATAAGACTCTTCAAGCATATACTGGCTATATCAATGATCTTCAACAAGACACAAGTAATATACAAACAAATCTGCAAAGCCAAGTGCATTCTCACAATGTGGTCATCATGAACCTGAACAACTTAAACCTGACTCAAATACAGCAAAGAAATCTTATCAGTGTCCTACAAAAGTCAATGGAAGACACAAGCTTGGCTATATCGAGAATCAAGAGTGACTTTCAAAATCTGCAGCAGGTTGTCCTTCAGGCCCGGAAGGACACCGACTGGCTAAAGGAGAAAGTACAAAATTTACAGTCTTTGGCTGCCAACAACTCAGCAATGGCAAAAGCCAACAATGATACGCTTGAAGACATGAACAATCAGCTCAGCTCCTTCAGTGGGCAGATGGAGAACATCACCACAGTTGCCCAAGCCAACGAACAAAGTCTAAAGGATCTCCAGGAACAGCATAAAGGATATGAAAACAGAACTGCTGCCAAATTCAGCCATCTAGAAGAAAGATTCCAGGTCTTTGAAACTGATATAGTCAATATCATCAGCAACATCAGCTACACTGCTCATCACCTACGGACGCTGACAAGCAATCTCAACGAGGTCAGGACAACTTGTACAGACACCTTAAGTAAACACTCAGATGAGCTGATTTTTATGAACAGCACGCTAGCCAATATTCGCATAGACTCTACATCTCTCAAGGTGCAACAGGATTTGATGAGGTCAAGGTTAGATGTTGAAGTTGCCAATTTGTCAGTAATCATGGAAGAAATGAAGCTGGTGGATTCCAAACATGGCCAGCTCATCAAGAACTTCACTATCCTACAAG GCCCTCCTGGTCCAAGGGGACCTAAAGGTGACAGAGGCCCTCAAGGTCCTCTTGGCCCCACTGGCCTAAAAGgacagaaaggagagaaaggagagccTGGACCACCGGGACCTGCAGGTGAGAAGGGCCCACCTGGGCCAGCCGGGCcaccaggagaaaaaggagggaaaggttCAAGAGGATCGCCTGGCTCCAAAGGTCAGAGAGGTTCTCCTGGCAAGACGGGTCTGCCTGGACCAAGTGGAGACCCAGGGCCACCAGGGCCTCCAGGCAAGGATGGTCCACCAGGACCTCAAGGCCCACCAGGGCTTCAAGGCCTGCAAGGAACTGTGGGACAGCCAGGGTTACCAGGACCACGAGGACTAACTGGACTACCTGGAGTCCCTGGGCTGCCCGGTCCAAAGGGCCCACCTGGCCCGCCAGGGCCACCAGGTCCAGGGATGCCAATGGCACTACAGAGTGAACCTACATCCGTACCCGAGGCTAATG GTTGTTCTCCCCATTGGAAGAACTATACAGAAAAGTGCTACTACTTTTCagttgaaagagaaatttttgaAGAGGCAAAGTTATTCTGTGAAGAGAAAGAATCGCAATTGGTTATCATCAACAACAAAGAGGAGCAG CAATGGataaaaaggcagatttttggGAAAGGCAGCTTCTGGATTGGACTAACAgattcagagaaggaaaatgaatggaGATGGCTGGATGGATCCTTACCAGTTTACAC aaactggaaaatcGGGCAGCCTGATAACTGGAATCATGGGCACGGGCCAGGGGAAGATTGTGCCGGGTTGATCTATGCTGGGCTCTGGAATGACTTCTACTGTGAAGATATTAACAATTTCATTTGTGAAAAAGACATGGACAAAG GGCAAATACTTGGAGTATAA